A single Actinomycetota bacterium DNA region contains:
- a CDS encoding zf-TFIIB domain-containing protein, with product MPRCPLCRSALVTIGFGLYPIAICTSCGARWVQDGRQQRAINQVQEPTLFASAR from the coding sequence ATGCCACGCTGCCCGCTGTGCCGATCGGCCCTGGTCACCATCGGCTTCGGTCTGTACCCGATCGCCATCTGCACCAGCTGCGGGGCCCGCTGGGTCCAGGACGGCCGCCAGCAGCGGGCGATCAACCAGGTCCAAGAACCCACCCTGTTCGCCTCGGCCCGCTA